A stretch of Pseudomonadota bacterium DNA encodes these proteins:
- a CDS encoding transposase translates to MVRHGKGKPKLQYKTHRAVDPEHEIITAVEVTPGAVNEGHKMAHLIESHEANTGSKITAVVADSLYGTKENLITCHDEGIKAHMPVVKLLNDNTGSREGIFPEDRFAYDKETDTYTCPAGKTLKKRTLHENKQNIEYAASKKDCAVCAARSDCTKSRGPRTVQRHVRQEELDLMLTIARSHQARSDLKTRKHLMERSYARSTRFGFDRARWRGVWKVAIQEYLIAAIQNIQVLIRYAKQPTKGALTLPLLTAIKTDICQPIELFIITFGLYILRMRERSKNHYLLPTL, encoded by the coding sequence ATCGTACGTCACGGGAAAGGAAAACCGAAGCTCCAATACAAGACCCACCGGGCAGTAGATCCGGAACATGAGATTATCACCGCTGTAGAAGTCACACCGGGTGCAGTGAATGAAGGCCACAAGATGGCTCATCTCATTGAGAGCCATGAAGCCAATACGGGCAGTAAGATAACCGCCGTTGTTGCCGACAGCCTTTACGGGACAAAGGAAAACCTCATTACCTGTCATGACGAAGGGATAAAGGCTCACATGCCGGTGGTAAAACTTCTGAACGACAATACCGGTTCCCGGGAGGGCATATTCCCGGAAGACCGGTTTGCCTACGATAAGGAGACGGACACGTACACCTGTCCTGCCGGGAAAACCCTCAAGAAAAGAACACTCCATGAAAACAAGCAGAACATCGAATACGCCGCATCAAAGAAAGATTGTGCTGTCTGTGCTGCACGGTCCGATTGTACCAAAAGCAGAGGACCACGAACTGTGCAACGGCATGTCCGTCAGGAAGAACTTGACCTAATGCTCACGATAGCCCGGAGCCACCAGGCCAGAAGCGACCTCAAAACCCGCAAGCACCTCATGGAACGTTCCTATGCAAGGAGCACACGGTTCGGATTCGATAGAGCACGGTGGAGAGGCGTATGGAAGGTTGCTATTCAGGAATACCTTATTGCGGCTATCCAAAACATCCAGGTATTGATCCGGTATGCAAAGCAACCAACAAAGGGGGCGCTTACCCTTCCATTGCTCACCGCAATTAAAACAGATATCTGCCAACCAATTGAGCTTTTTATAATAACATTTGGTTTGTATATCCTGAGAATGAGAGAACGTAGCAAAAACCATTATCTCCTGCCAACGTTATGA